The Anaerolineae bacterium genome includes a region encoding these proteins:
- a CDS encoding IS982 family transposase, which yields MNDTYIVTVYVVLDDLLCALRYSDDGRAELSAAEILTVAVVAAKYFQNHHERALYLLVQLGYLRAFSVSRFNRRLHALREWLWHVAGIMGEVLAKGKVFIVDTLPIPICKRVRAKRCRKVQGAAYAGYCAAKQEHYFGWQLHLVCDAAGVPVVFELLPAACDELVPIQELLAALPEGSQVVADKGYVSQKDELIAYCYGGVRLIPTYRRNMRGNSQEDARLIRQHRSMIETVNSQLEKMGLQRLHARTNAGVALKVLASLIALALTNAN from the coding sequence ATGAACGACACCTACATTGTAACGGTATATGTCGTGCTGGATGATCTGTTGTGCGCTCTGCGGTATAGCGACGACGGGCGCGCGGAACTGAGCGCAGCGGAAATCCTGACAGTGGCAGTGGTAGCGGCCAAGTACTTTCAAAATCATCACGAACGTGCGTTGTATCTGCTGGTCCAATTGGGCTACCTGCGTGCGTTCAGTGTGTCGCGCTTCAACCGGCGGCTGCACGCGTTGAGGGAGTGGCTGTGGCACGTCGCCGGGATCATGGGTGAAGTGTTGGCCAAGGGCAAGGTCTTCATCGTGGATACGCTGCCCATCCCCATCTGCAAACGCGTGCGAGCCAAACGCTGCCGCAAGGTGCAGGGGGCGGCGTATGCCGGGTACTGTGCGGCTAAACAGGAGCACTATTTCGGTTGGCAATTGCACTTGGTCTGCGATGCTGCGGGTGTACCCGTCGTTTTTGAGCTGTTGCCAGCGGCGTGTGATGAGTTGGTCCCGATTCAGGAGTTGTTGGCGGCCTTGCCGGAGGGCAGCCAAGTGGTCGCCGACAAAGGCTATGTCAGCCAGAAAGACGAACTGATCGCCTACTGCTATGGTGGTGTGCGTCTGATCCCCACCTATCGCCGCAACATGCGCGGCAACAGCCAGGAAGATGCCCGCCTGATCCGTCAACACCGCTCGATGATCGAGACGGTCAATAGCCAGTTGGAGAAGATGGGTCTGCAACGCCTTCATGCTCGTACCAATGCTGGTGTTGCCCTGAAGGTCTTGGCCTCGCTCATCGCCTTGGCCTTGACCAACGCTAACTAG
- the rimI gene encoding ribosomal protein S18-alanine N-acetyltransferase, whose translation MNHAPRYVLRKMRYEDIPQVVVIDRQSFPMPWSASVYRYEIGQNSYSTMVVVCRYEPSLADHEPTGLTRLLDRLMGRDHESPHRIVLGYGGFWLNQGEAHISTIASHPAYRRQGLGELLLAGMIRRSLNLDAGQISLEVRVSNTAAISLYRKYGFVQVGVKPHYYRDNMEDALDMRVDPIDHRYRVFLAERWEALAARLAFLDAFTSDRATGKIGPPDSRLSRRNRA comes from the coding sequence GTGAATCACGCGCCCCGCTATGTCCTGCGTAAGATGCGCTATGAGGACATCCCGCAGGTGGTGGTCATTGACCGCCAATCCTTCCCTATGCCCTGGTCGGCCAGTGTGTACCGCTATGAAATCGGGCAGAATAGCTACAGCACGATGGTGGTGGTTTGCCGCTATGAGCCATCGCTGGCCGACCACGAGCCGACCGGCCTGACCCGCCTGCTGGACCGGCTGATGGGCCGCGACCATGAGTCCCCTCACCGTATTGTGCTGGGTTACGGTGGCTTCTGGCTCAATCAGGGGGAAGCGCACATCAGCACGATTGCCTCTCATCCCGCCTACCGCCGCCAGGGGCTGGGCGAATTGCTGTTGGCCGGGATGATCCGGCGCAGCCTGAATCTGGATGCAGGGCAGATTTCGCTGGAAGTGCGCGTTAGCAACACGGCAGCCATCAGCCTGTACCGCAAGTACGGCTTCGTACAGGTAGGCGTCAAGCCACACTACTACCGCGACAACATGGAGGATGCGCTGGACATGCGGGTCGACCCGATCGATCACCGCTACCGGGTCTTCCTGGCGGAGCGCTGGGAGGCTCTGGCGGCCCGGCTGGCCTTTCTGGATGCCTTCACCAGCGACCGGGCAACGGGCAAGATCGGGCCGCCGGACAGTCGCCTGAGCAGGCGGAATCGCGCATAA
- a CDS encoding MFS transporter translates to MGTQAEVLAAPAAVEELPLAVQRRSMVGFIADYVLFAMALAILNPGVLPPDFVTQLGGGPVLAGLAGLIFRAFWLVPQMFFAAWINRVPHKKRYIVLPAIPGRTYLLVAAGLMVAVGPDHPDVLILLLLSGLAMLGFCDGMSAVAWMDVLGSSLSVSQRSWMISLSQALGGVLVAVLVTPLVRHVLGPAGPLFPANYALLLAISSVLLVLGISAYVLVREGHSPPPADSPSLRQYRAFVWRSLQQDHGFRRYLLTRFVFDLGNAGLPFYIVFATEVLGQASAIALSDQILLTTTTSIAAAFLLGRINFRYGPRRVMILAGFAAMSGPLLVLSARFLGPTGLHLAWITVAVINTAFVPGFLNWVVEYAPEGYRPIYSGLANTLGMVALVAPLIGGVIIQTLSYEALFATAGGLGVLAVVLILRLPDPRQSRQAVVREAL, encoded by the coding sequence GTGGGAACACAGGCAGAGGTTCTGGCGGCGCCGGCAGCGGTTGAGGAGTTGCCGCTGGCGGTGCAGCGTCGCAGCATGGTCGGCTTCATCGCCGACTATGTGCTGTTTGCCATGGCGCTGGCGATTCTCAACCCCGGCGTATTGCCCCCTGACTTTGTCACCCAGCTTGGCGGCGGTCCGGTGCTGGCCGGGTTAGCCGGTCTGATCTTCCGCGCCTTCTGGCTGGTACCGCAGATGTTCTTCGCCGCGTGGATCAACCGTGTCCCGCACAAGAAGCGTTACATCGTCCTGCCAGCCATTCCGGGCCGCACGTACCTGCTGGTAGCCGCCGGGTTGATGGTGGCCGTCGGGCCAGATCATCCTGATGTGCTGATTCTGTTGCTGCTGAGCGGCCTGGCTATGCTCGGCTTTTGCGATGGCATGTCGGCGGTAGCCTGGATGGATGTGCTCGGCAGCAGCCTGAGTGTCTCCCAGCGGAGCTGGATGATCAGCCTGTCGCAGGCGCTGGGTGGCGTTCTGGTCGCGGTGCTGGTAACGCCGCTGGTGCGCCATGTACTGGGGCCAGCGGGGCCGCTCTTCCCTGCCAACTACGCCCTGTTACTGGCGATCTCGTCGGTGCTGCTGGTGCTGGGTATCTCTGCTTATGTGCTGGTGCGGGAGGGCCACTCCCCGCCCCCGGCGGATTCGCCGTCGCTGCGGCAATATCGCGCTTTTGTGTGGCGCAGCCTGCAGCAGGATCATGGCTTCCGGCGCTACCTGCTGACGCGATTCGTCTTCGATCTGGGCAACGCCGGTCTGCCGTTCTATATCGTCTTCGCTACTGAGGTGCTGGGGCAGGCCAGCGCCATCGCCCTGAGCGATCAGATTCTGCTGACGACAACGACCAGCATTGCCGCGGCGTTTCTGCTGGGCCGGATCAACTTCCGCTATGGCCCGCGCCGGGTGATGATCCTGGCCGGGTTCGCCGCCATGAGCGGGCCGTTGCTGGTGCTCAGCGCCCGGTTCCTGGGGCCAACCGGCCTTCACCTGGCCTGGATCACCGTTGCGGTGATCAACACAGCCTTCGTGCCGGGTTTCCTCAACTGGGTGGTGGAGTATGCGCCGGAAGGCTACCGACCGATCTACAGCGGTCTGGCCAACACGCTGGGGATGGTAGCCCTGGTGGCGCCGCTGATCGGCGGTGTGATCATCCAGACACTTTCATACGAAGCGCTTTTTGCGACGGCGGGAGGGCTGGGCGTGCTGGCAGTCGTGTTGATCCTGCGCCTGCCGGATCCGCGTCAGTCCCGTCAGGCGGTCGTCAGGGAAGCACTGTAG
- a CDS encoding leucyl/phenylalanyl-tRNA--protein transferase has product MQGMFPSAIHTSGVTRWHDPDPRGVLPIHGYHVEKELQRIIRQNRFEIRVDHDLPGVMMGCATPAPGREDSWIVPERIEVYAQLQEMGIAHSVEAYQNGELVGGVYGVALGGYFAGESQFHVVRNAGKVAFVYLLMILEQGGFVLHDAWWGSRHLEQFGGAYIPRDEFKRLQARALVTSATFAPLDGPPSFS; this is encoded by the coding sequence ATGCAGGGTATGTTTCCCTCGGCTATCCATACCTCTGGTGTGACACGCTGGCATGATCCTGACCCACGCGGCGTCCTGCCCATTCACGGCTATCATGTTGAAAAAGAACTACAACGTATCATCCGCCAGAATCGATTTGAGATCAGAGTTGATCACGATCTGCCGGGTGTGATGATGGGTTGCGCCACCCCGGCGCCGGGCCGTGAAGACTCCTGGATTGTCCCAGAACGTATTGAGGTCTATGCTCAACTTCAGGAGATGGGAATCGCCCACAGTGTGGAAGCCTATCAGAATGGTGAGCTGGTCGGCGGCGTCTATGGGGTGGCTCTGGGCGGTTATTTTGCTGGAGAAAGCCAGTTTCATGTTGTGCGCAACGCAGGTAAAGTGGCCTTTGTCTATTTGCTGATGATCCTTGAGCAGGGCGGCTTTGTGCTGCATGATGCTTGGTGGGGTTCCAGGCATCTTGAGCAGTTCGGCGGCGCGTACATTCCCCGCGACGAATTCAAACGCCTCCAGGCCAGGGCACTGGTTACGTCAGCAACCTTCGCCCCTCTGGATGGGCCACCAAGTTTTTCATGA
- a CDS encoding leucyl/phenylalanyl-tRNA--protein transferase, with protein sequence MRHQFYRTAFRALRFAPGGHSDVITTLLEVQPLTPELVIQGYALGCFPSPLHTGPMRWHDPDPRAILPLEAVHIPKRMRSYLNNNQFSIRFDTDFDGVQEGCATPGPERETTFITPELKRVFAELHRLGFAHSVEAYENDQLVGGLFGVSLGGYFSVSSMFHTSDNASKIALLTLVETLRREKFELLDVWWMQPHFEQLGAKEIPRDEFKCRLARALIAPTYFRLPEEPIRVDYRQYQ encoded by the coding sequence ATGCGACATCAATTTTACCGCACAGCATTCCGGGCACTCCGCTTTGCGCCGGGCGGCCACAGCGATGTGATTACCACTTTGCTGGAAGTCCAGCCGCTGACACCGGAACTGGTAATTCAAGGCTATGCCTTAGGATGTTTCCCTTCACCTCTGCATACCGGCCCGATGCGCTGGCACGACCCGGACCCACGAGCTATCCTACCGCTGGAAGCTGTTCATATTCCCAAACGGATGCGCTCCTACCTGAACAACAACCAGTTCAGTATTCGCTTCGATACCGACTTCGATGGCGTTCAGGAAGGCTGTGCAACGCCGGGGCCAGAGCGAGAGACAACGTTCATCACCCCGGAATTGAAGCGCGTTTTTGCCGAGCTGCACCGGCTCGGATTCGCACACAGCGTCGAGGCTTACGAGAATGACCAGCTGGTTGGTGGGCTGTTCGGGGTCTCCCTGGGCGGCTATTTCTCCGTCAGTAGCATGTTTCACACCAGCGACAACGCCAGCAAGATCGCTCTGCTCACCCTGGTCGAAACCCTCCGCCGCGAGAAATTCGAGTTACTGGATGTCTGGTGGATGCAACCCCACTTTGAGCAGTTAGGAGCGAAAGAAATCCCGCGTGACGAGTTCAAATGCCGCCTGGCGCGCGCCCTGATTGCACCAACATACTTCCGGCTTCCGGAGGAGCCAATCAGGGTGGACTACCGCCAGTATCAGTGA
- a CDS encoding undecaprenyl/decaprenyl-phosphate alpha-N-acetylglucosaminyl 1-phosphate transferase, with protein MQFVPIMVAGFVGALLLTPLARRLAWRFNVIDQPSGRKVHTTATPLLGGLAIYAGMVLALLFFSPRAYLVETLAIGAGASWMALIGLIDDRQGMGFRAKLLAQVVAALVVILAGIRITLFRIPVVDSALTLIWIVALTNALNFLDNMDGLAAGLTGIAAAFFFILSAGEGQGLVSSLAAAITGAALGFLIFNFNPASIFMGDMGSQVLGFVLAILAIKLRFNTPPSIATWSVPVLVLGLPIFDITLVVFTRLREGRSPAQAGKDHTSHRLVQMGLTTRRAVLILYGVCLILGIDAILVSRSTPEMALILVGVTLVVALAAFIGLETFRIRQRRAGKL; from the coding sequence ATGCAATTCGTCCCGATTATGGTGGCTGGTTTTGTAGGGGCGCTGCTGCTGACGCCGCTGGCGCGGCGGCTTGCCTGGCGCTTTAACGTGATTGATCAGCCCAGCGGGCGCAAGGTGCATACTACCGCCACGCCGCTGCTGGGCGGGCTGGCGATCTACGCCGGGATGGTCCTGGCGCTGTTGTTCTTCAGTCCACGCGCCTACCTGGTGGAAACGCTGGCCATCGGCGCAGGCGCGTCCTGGATGGCTCTGATCGGTCTGATCGATGACCGGCAGGGCATGGGTTTTCGCGCCAAATTGCTGGCGCAGGTGGTGGCCGCGCTGGTCGTGATCCTGGCCGGGATTCGCATCACTCTGTTCCGCATCCCCGTCGTCGACTCCGCCCTGACGCTGATCTGGATTGTGGCCCTGACCAACGCCCTGAACTTCCTGGACAACATGGATGGCCTGGCCGCCGGCCTGACCGGCATCGCGGCGGCCTTTTTCTTCATCCTGTCGGCAGGCGAAGGGCAGGGACTGGTTTCCAGCCTGGCGGCGGCGATCACGGGGGCGGCGCTGGGTTTCCTGATCTTCAACTTCAACCCGGCCAGTATCTTCATGGGCGACATGGGCAGCCAGGTGCTGGGATTCGTGCTGGCCATCCTGGCGATCAAGCTGCGCTTTAACACCCCGCCCAGTATCGCCACCTGGTCAGTGCCGGTGCTGGTGCTGGGACTACCGATCTTCGATATCACGCTGGTAGTCTTCACCCGTCTACGGGAGGGGCGTTCCCCGGCCCAGGCAGGCAAAGATCATACCTCGCACCGGCTGGTGCAGATGGGTCTGACCACCCGCCGCGCCGTGCTGATCCTGTACGGCGTCTGTTTGATCCTGGGGATCGACGCCATCCTCGTCAGTCGTTCGACGCCAGAGATGGCGCTGATCCTGGTTGGCGTGACGCTGGTTGTGGCGTTGGCGGCA
- a CDS encoding uracil-DNA glycosylase, producing MDAQSKQEKQAQLAAIAREIAACRKCALCHSRSRTVPGAGPADAKIMFIGEAPGFHEDQQGLPFVGRSGQYLNQLLATVGLRREDVFIANVVKCRPPENRDPLPEELAACQDYLDRQIAVINPEVIITLGRFSMARYFPGARITQIHGQGRRKDGRLYFPMYHPAAALRNPAMQPEMEADIKRVIALMNTAGAADDNEENDQPPVQLRLF from the coding sequence ATGGACGCTCAGAGCAAACAGGAAAAACAGGCACAACTGGCCGCCATTGCCAGAGAGATCGCGGCGTGCCGGAAGTGCGCACTGTGTCACAGCCGCAGCCGGACGGTCCCTGGCGCCGGGCCAGCCGACGCAAAGATCATGTTCATCGGGGAAGCACCGGGCTTCCATGAAGATCAGCAGGGTCTGCCCTTTGTCGGGCGCAGCGGGCAATACCTCAACCAGCTGCTGGCGACGGTCGGGCTGCGCCGCGAAGACGTCTTCATCGCCAATGTGGTCAAGTGCCGCCCACCAGAAAACCGCGATCCCCTGCCGGAAGAACTGGCCGCCTGCCAGGATTATCTGGACCGCCAGATCGCGGTGATCAATCCGGAGGTGATCATCACGCTGGGACGCTTCAGCATGGCCCGCTACTTCCCCGGCGCACGCATCACCCAGATTCACGGCCAGGGCCGCCGTAAGGATGGCCGCCTGTACTTCCCCATGTACCATCCCGCCGCTGCCCTGCGCAACCCGGCCATGCAGCCAGAGATGGAAGCGGATATCAAGCGGGTGATCGCTCTGATGAATACCGCCGGAGCCGCCGATGACAACGAGGAGAACGACCAGCCGCCCGTGCAACTCCGGCTGTTCTAG
- the tsaE gene encoding tRNA (adenosine(37)-N6)-threonylcarbamoyltransferase complex ATPase subunit type 1 TsaE, producing the protein MPILKPGTLEFISHNAEQTIRLGQRLGEMLRSGDILCLYGTLGAGKTAFARGVGRGWGAIPGVTSPTFVLVHEHTRQADDLRLIHVDAYRLAGPEDALTFGLDELLADRHPVLIEWPERVADLLPAERLNITFNFLDSERRQIFFEALGKSYEELLEIFRRRTFGA; encoded by the coding sequence GTGCCAATTCTGAAGCCTGGAACGCTCGAATTCATCAGCCATAATGCCGAACAAACCATCCGTCTGGGCCAGCGCTTGGGGGAAATGCTCCGATCGGGGGATATCCTCTGCCTGTACGGGACGCTGGGTGCAGGCAAGACCGCCTTCGCCCGCGGGGTGGGGCGCGGCTGGGGCGCGATTCCCGGCGTGACCAGCCCAACCTTTGTCCTGGTACACGAGCATACCCGCCAGGCCGACGATCTGCGCCTGATCCATGTGGACGCCTACCGCCTGGCCGGGCCGGAGGATGCGTTGACGTTCGGCCTGGACGAGCTACTGGCCGACCGCCACCCAGTGCTGATCGAATGGCCGGAGCGCGTGGCGGACCTGCTGCCAGCGGAGCGGCTTAACATCACCTTCAATTTCCTAGATTCCGAGCGCCGCCAGATCTTTTTTGAGGCGCTGGGCAAGTCCTACGAAGAACTCCTGGAAATCTTCCGCCGTCGCACCTTTGGCGCGTAA
- the tsaB gene encoding tRNA (adenosine(37)-N6)-threonylcarbamoyltransferase complex dimerization subunit type 1 TsaB, whose amino-acid sequence MLLAIDTATRVISLALHDGDRVLAEASWETANHHTVELAPAVQGMLGRAGLTPARLKAVAVALGPGSFTGLRIGLGLAKGLATACQIPLIGVPTLEILAAAQPRFDGELVAVLEVGRGRICVQRFSWAVNAWEPLEEPAIMDWEALLGQLGQTPALLSGEINAAAVQKVVAAAAGGQALTLAPAAARLRRAAYLADRAWQRLWRNEIDNPDTLVPIYLHQPGVPHP is encoded by the coding sequence ATGTTACTGGCAATTGATACCGCCACCCGTGTGATCAGCCTGGCGTTGCATGACGGCGACCGTGTACTGGCCGAAGCGTCCTGGGAGACCGCCAACCATCACACCGTGGAGCTGGCTCCGGCTGTGCAGGGGATGCTGGGCCGCGCCGGGCTGACTCCTGCCCGGCTCAAGGCGGTCGCGGTGGCGCTCGGCCCCGGCTCGTTCACCGGCCTGCGGATCGGGCTGGGACTGGCCAAGGGGCTGGCCACGGCCTGCCAGATCCCGCTGATCGGCGTCCCTACGCTGGAGATTCTGGCCGCCGCCCAGCCCCGCTTTGATGGTGAATTGGTTGCAGTCCTGGAAGTCGGGCGGGGGCGCATCTGTGTGCAACGCTTTAGCTGGGCAGTGAATGCCTGGGAGCCGCTGGAGGAGCCAGCCATTATGGACTGGGAGGCGCTGCTCGGTCAGCTAGGCCAGACGCCAGCGCTCCTCAGTGGCGAGATTAACGCCGCTGCTGTCCAGAAAGTCGTCGCGGCAGCGGCTGGCGGGCAGGCGCTGACGCTGGCCCCGGCGGCGGCGCGTCTGCGGCGAGCCGCGTACCTGGCCGATCGGGCCTGGCAACGGCTGTGGCGCAACGAGATCGACAACCCCGATACACTCGTGCCGATCTATCTGCACCAGCCTGGAGTGCCCCACCCGTGA